Part of the Amblyomma americanum isolate KBUSLIRL-KWMA chromosome 7, ASM5285725v1, whole genome shotgun sequence genome, TTCTCTTGGGATGCGCTCTTTGCTCTTCGTTCCAATAAAAGCGGTATCAAGATCAGGGGAACAGTCCTTGTAAGGCAGACATAACAGCAGATTTATAAAGTTCGTATTGCGTGTAAGAGAAAGTGCCACATCCAGACTGTCCTTATAACTATTAGCTATAGCCGTTTGGCCAGAAATCGTTCTTTTTTTAAATCAGAGTTAATAACTCAAGTGAATCATTCTGGTAGCAGCACTGCGTCTAACTTTGGAACATATCTCGATATTGAATTAAATTAAGTGACCTTGTGACCGCTCTAAGCGCATATAATCCACGTGGAAATATTCCTTCCTCTCAGGACAGCTAGACAGGGGTATATGCTGTGCTGATCACCGGGGTGTCTGGGGACGTGGATAGCACTGCTTTGCACTCGCCAGGTTCCGTCCTGTggtgccttttcttttttgcttcgcTATATTCTTTCCGGGTCTCTCGGGTTCCCATACCGCCGCACTCTCCGTATATCTCTCGACTACGCTTTGTGCGCCACGCGTCGCGCTTTTCAATTTCAACTCGGAATGCAACGCTTGGAAAAAACGTACATCGTGCCCTCTGGGCACCGGGGATGGTTGCGTTTGACTGGAGCGGCCGTCACCGTTTTCACACACCGTTTTTGGTGGAGTGTGCAGTACCGAGAAAGCACCTGCAACACCGGAAAGGCAGGGTTTTTCGCTCGATTTCTTCTATACCTCATACTTCTTGGTTTTATAATGTGACTGGCATTATAAAACTCTGTGCAGCAAGTATTAGCTGAAGCATATATGTGAAGTACTTTTGGGAAACAAACATTGCAGGGATTAATCCATTAACAGTGGGAGCTTTTCGCATCTCTTAAGAGATGACACGGATGCGATAGAGATAGGAATGAATAAAAGCAGCATAGGCGTATTGCCgcccttagccccccccccccccttctctgtGCCAGTTTGTTTGTCTGCAACCAAATTATCCCACTGCAACGTCACGTGAGCCATTAAGTGCTTCCCCTTTATGCTAGGGCGCCTCGAGCACTGTCTTACCGCAAAGCGGAGCTCCGCGTGTGTCCACGCCCGCGCTCACTGGCGGCAGAGGTAGGAAAAAGCACaactttcctcctcctccacaccCTCCCTATTTTCCTTCGGCCCGTGAAATTGCCTGGAAGCGGCGTGCACGCCCCGTGGCCGCGCCGGATAAGGGCCTGTTCGCCGCCTATACGGCCTCCCACGATGGCCCTTCGGGGGGTCGTCGTCGCTGGCTTTCCTCAACTCCCTCGCACTTTCCCCAACTTCCCACTCTCTCTCGCTTGCTGAATATTGCagggagagagcgagagagatgtGGGTCGCAAGAAGTGCACTAAAGAGTGCGGGAAATGCACGCGAACATTCGTAAAAAAGATCTGAAGGACgcgttttacagaaaaaaaaacggaagacaCAAAATAAACAGAAAGGAGGACGGTGGAACTTCATTGTGTTACACTAACTTTATTATGGCAGTTAGCAGCTTGCCGAGGGCCTTTTTACTTTTCATGAGTACGCATCCTTGCTCTGTGAGCATTCCTTCCCGTGCACTGCAATAACAACCGCCCATTTGTCGGCGCCCCACTTATTTAATAAACGGttgggaaaatttttaaatactGAGGTGCCGGCGAGAAAGATATAAGACATGAAGCGCAGCTGTGCGGGTTTCGTGCGGTGACTGCAATTTTGATTAGACGGTAGCAGCGTGTGGACTTACGAGATAAAATGTGCAGCAGCGTAGCGGTGCGCTAAAGTAAGGTGCGTTATAGAtgtaaggaataaaaaaaaatctggtaaATTTTAACACATGCTATTGGAGCGAGAGTTGGTGTTCCCTTAGAACACACTGGAGTGTTTCATGTCACCCCAATGTAACTAAACGTCATGCAGTGTACGCAATTGAATTGATGATGAATGTAATTGATTGGTTATCGTTTTTAATTAGCTTTTACACTACCGGAGTTACGAGAAGATGTTCGAATATAGGTTCACTGTGGCTTGCAAGCGCAAAAATTTAACGTGCTTTGTCGAGCTTAAAAAACAGGGTCGTCGCTAGAGATATTCAAGTTATAGTCGGCATAACAAAATAAACATCGTGCTACGACGTGCACGCTCACAGAATAAATAGGTCGTTCGTGCTCCTGGAATCGTCTCCCTGAGCTTACATGTTTTCCTGAAGTCTAGACGATAGAAATCTTGCCTCGAAGCAACGTGACTGCGATCGCATTCAGAGCCCCTTCACTGATTACTCAAGCCATCTGAGAGGAACCGCGCTGTACGACTTTTCGGTGAGCATGTTTTTGAACAGAGAGCTGAGCGATTAGTCAGCGTGCTTAAAGAGACGCTGACGACCAACTCAAGTTGGCCTACAAAGATAAATTACCGCGCTGTAGCGACAAATACGCTATTCTCATTGAAAATAGACATTTTACAAGCAAGAACActtgaagaaaaaagaagtgaaatACAAGTGGCGTCGCCCACCGGCCAGTAATCCAAACAGTGCAATGCGTCAAGGCAAACATCTTCGCACAGATTCTGGAGGCTAGGTAACGCCAATATTCGCTTTCAAACAGTGATCGCGCAGTTCATTTCATCATTTACAAGAGTTTGGAATCGAGTGTCATGAAActtttaaaaaccaattttctctgCAATGAAATGCGTCTTTCGCTGCTGGACAAACGTCGACATAGCCACAGAGAGGGCCACAGAATGGATTTTTTCCGTGAACAGAAGACAGAGCTTTTCGGTGTTCCTTTAATGCGTAATGCCTTTGGAGAATTAAAAGGTGCGTTCCTGCAAGCGAAACTTCTAAGTGCTAAGATGTCAACGTCTCTTCATCACTTTAGAAAAGGGTGAAGGAagtagcgggagggggggggggggggacacgctactttgactttttttttttccggcggagGAACTGACTGCGTCAGATGTACGGCGCCTCAATTCCCCCCAGCAGCCAAAAGAGATTGCTGCAGGGCGAACATAGACAAGGTTCTCATTGGAGGAGAAGTCGACAGTGTTAACTTGTGACATACGACACTGTGCACTCCCGAGAAGGCGCCCTAAGCAGTCACCACAATAACAGGAGGAAAAGTGAACTGATCACTCAACGAGCACTTTCACCAGTGCAGGAAATCCGCTGTATACATCCCGCTGTTACCTTCTTCCTACATTTGAGCGTTGCGCAAGAGTTGCGGAGAACTGGACAGAATGCCAAGTGTGAAAGGCCTGAAAATAGCGCGTCATATACGCCCGACGCCTGTGGTCGGAATGAAAACGCCCTGGGGCGCACTAAGCGAGGAAGGGCCGTTTCGTGTGGCCTGAGGAAGCAATCGTCGCGGTGGGATTCGGCAATCGTCGATAAAGATGGGGAACGTGAGCCtggtatttttattttctttttaatccTTGTATCAAATAAACCGGAGAACATTCACATTCTTTCTTGGGTGGGTCGCTCCCAGCTCAAGGTGCCGGCctgtcgtttttatttttttgtgacggGAAATAACCAGTCAAAACGGAAATGTAGCTCTGtttgaaaaagaaacgaaaggtAATAAACACAAGAACGAAACTCTGCATCACAGTGTCGCTACTCTTAGCATTAAAACCGCTTCCTCCTCGCGGTTTAAGACATCCTGATTACCCTAAATATGCACTCGCGTAtcgttcttttctcttttctctggaagagcaacctgagtagCACATGACCCATCgccgggagcacctgccatcgcagggcagtggcgcgtcgcttaaccactgcacaacTGCGCCTGGAGTGTTATGATGACTCCCACGGATATATGAACTGATTAATACATTAATGCTATCGCTTCATATCCTTAAGGCAGAACTTAAGTGCCCCGTCTAGTTTTTTCCAGCTCCACGTAGTGACGATTGGGTGGATTTGTAGCGTCATGAAGCAGTGGTCCTCTAACATGATATTTTTGCACAGCATGTTGGCTGTCGTAATTAGCTGATGAATGGTTAAGTTTGATTGTCCCGAAGGCGCCTTTGCTTCAGAGAAGCAAACCTGCATGTCAGGACGGTAAGCGATATATCACCAACAAGAATTAACACACCGCTCACCGACGACTGTGGAACTGCAACTTTGAGAAGGAATTTTCCGTACAAATCTCACTATCTGTCTACTAAAAAACTGTCGCTACTTTGCGCAGCCAATTGGGAGACTATAACTCTGTGGCCTCAGTAACGCATTAAAATATCCGAAAACCTTGCAGCATGGACGTCCCGAGTGAAGCACAGTAATGTCAAAAACGTCATAAAGGCGCCTTCGTTATTTCGTCCTGTTTTCTAGGGCACTCTTTGAAGGATTGCTTGAATGCATTTCTGTACACATTCACAGAGCGTGGCGGTCATTTTTCAGCAAAGTAAGTAATAATGTGGATacgtcttatatcttcgttagacCCTAAAGAAATTCACGTTTTTCAGCGTTAATTGAAATATATTTCTGTATCCCGGGTGTTTCCCTGAATGTACAGAAGAATTTGCAGCTGCATAGACCCAACAGTCTTCTCTATGACCTCTGCGACGGGATTCTGAGCATCCGGGTACATGCACTAACATCGATGACGTATAGATACTACACTCACGACAGAACGCATATTTAAATCCAAATCCGAATTTGTATTATGGAAAAGCAGGATAAACTTGAGAGTTATTTGGCCGATTGGAGCAGAAAGCTGACTTAGACAAAGCTACGAATTTGCGAGGCTGCTCAGAGCGCACCCATCTTTACACAGTTCTTGTAAAGCTGACTACGTGGGGGTACAGTGAGTACTTTCTGTCTTCCAATAGCACGTAGGTTTAGGAAGTGATgcgtttttttaattttctgcaaATATCAAATGCGCATCTTATTGTACGCAGGGTCTGACGAGGATATGTATAATTGTTCACTGAAGCTCATTCTTGGAAAACTTCGCCTAGTGCTGAATGAATGACGACGTGGAACTTTTCATTTGCATGTAAAGCATGCATAAACAGGAGGAGACCGCTGGAATATACGGCGAGCTTTAACCGAAAGGAACTTATTACAGTTGGCGCTATTAAGCAGGCAGTGCAAACGCGCCTGTGTTTGTTGATATCTATTTTTATATGATAAAAAATGTGCAGACAGAGTTATGTTGAATGCTCCTACGGCATCTAGCCAAACCTCGTGAGTTGCACAACTTTTATTAGCGGGCTATAAAACTAAAATCGTGCTATATACATGCAGTGATGTTAGCGCTTCAAAGCAGTTGGCAGTAAACatcatttttgaaaaacaaaagcagaaaatCCACTCATATATACACATGTGAAGCACAGCAGTGATAAACATTATTGAAATGCTGATTGCATGTTATGAACCAAGAACAGTAATTTATTCGTCTAGCCAAGCAGATATATCATCTTCGGGATCTATGGCTTGAACCGGAGGTGGCAGAAAAGAGACAATGTTAGCGCCTGTTGCGGTCAGTTATACTTTCGTGATCAATTTATTACTCACAGAAAAAGTGCACTGCTGCGTGTGTGGATCAAGCAAATGTATCTTATTTTTTCAAGTACATGAAAAACTGAGTAATACGGACACACGCTTTATTTGGTGTATGCTACATAAATCAAAGGAACTCTGCTGATGTTTATGCATGCTTTCCTTTAACGatgacaacccccccccccccccgggcgcgctcgctcgcacgcacgcacgcacgcacgcacgcacgcacgcacgcacgcacgcacgcacgcacgcacgcacgcacgcacgcgcgcgcgcacacacacacacacacacacacacacacacacacacacacacacacacacacacacacacacacacacacacacacacacacacacacacacacacacacacacacacacacacacacacacacacacacacacacacacacacacacacacacacacacacacacacacacacacacacacacacacacacacacacacacacacacacacacacacacacacacacacacacacacacacacacacacacacacacacacacacacacacacacacacacacacacacacacacacacacacacacacacacacacacacacacacacacacacacacaaatcgaCGTTCACTGACTCGATTCGCCCGAGTAATTGCCAAAATTTGCACAGCGTCTTCTTGTCTGGAGGCGCAGCGCTTACCCTCCTAACCGCTAACTGATGCTGATGAAGCGGCCAACGAATTGTAGCCGAAAGAACCGGACACAGGTgctgaaagagaaaagaaaagcgcCGAACGAACTACCACGAATTCGGGAGTTACAGGAAGCAAGGAAGACTGCCGCGCGATCAACGAGCGCTCTCGAATAAAGCAGTGGCGGGCCACCGTCGGAGGACAGCACCCATTCCAACCCCACAGCGGTGGTGGAAATCCTATAGCGGCCGTGCTTTCCTCAGCAGCGACCTCCGTCCGATTGATCTGCGGCGCGGAGGCGGCTCAGTCTTCCGCACTGAGTGCAGCCTGATTTAGCGAAAACCCAGTTTGGCGCGGCAGCGAAGTAGGCGGTCGTTCTTCTTACCCCGGCCGCCACCGTAAGAAGAACTACGCTTGAAGGGAGAGCCGAGCTCCCAGGTTCTTCCTCTTGTTCGCCACCTTCTTCTCCTCCTCAGCCCGTCGTTCGGGCGAAATTGTCGGCCGCGCCGAGCTGCGGCGCCAAACAAGAGGTAATGGCTTTCCCCTCGCCcattgcagccccccccccctttcctccctCAGCGAGAGCCCGGTGCGCGAATCCAGAGCTCGCGAGTGTGCACACCTTCCCTCCCAGCAGCGCGCTCCTGAGAGGCCCTGCGTGTTTCGACACCTGCGCCGGTCTACGGACGGGCGGCAAGGGGGGCCGGCCATCGATTATGGCCGAGGCGAGCAGAGCGGCGGCCGCGAAAACACGGCGGGACGATGCAAGTGCGACAGGGTGGGTTCGTTCTCTAAATCCTACACAGCCCCGTCGCTGTCTGTCTGTACACGCCACACTCCGCGCGCACACAGCGGGCAATTGTGACAGTTTGCGCAAGCGTGAGCTGCTATTGTGGCTCGGGGAAGCAACGGTTTGTTTGCCTCTGCTGCCCCGGGGCGAATAGCACGGTAGCGGACGGTGCcagcgcttgctgctgcttccaggCCGAGAGAAAATGTGACGCGCGTCGCTATTGGTGCGGTGCGCGTAAATTTCCGCAAAATGTCGCCGGTGcacgaaataaatgaaataaaggaAAGCCGGAGAGACGACGCCGACAGATGAAAGAGAAACGGGTGTACACGACACTGCTACTGCATTTCTGCACTGGGCGGCCTCTTTTGCGTTTGGCTTTGTCTGTGAGAGCAGAAATAATAAACTTCAGGAGCGCGCAGTGTGCCATAGCGGTTTCTCTTGCAGGCTGCTGTATTTTTCTGAGAAAGAAAAATACAGCTTCCAAATGGTTAAAGCCGCTTGGATGTTCCGTGGCGGCGAATTCACACAATCGAATTTGAGGATAAAACCAGTTTTTCTCTCTACCGCAGATTCGACCACGCGAAAATAATTTTGTCAGCGCTACGGTGTGTATATTGCCGCCAAATTATAGACAAGAGGGTGATACGAAGCATGTGCTCCCCCCATTTTCATACGATAGCATTAGGACCTTCACTGCTAAAAAAAATGCGCCGTCGGTCACAATTCCCAGGACCGCAAGTGACAATTAAATGTTTCGATATATCTTCATTGCATCTCCTTGTTTCCACCTCTGGACAACTTCCGGAAACGACTACCCTTAGCTATAGATGACGCGAATGTATGCCTGGTTGAGCGCAGGCAGACGTGCAGGGGTCCGCAAACACAACCTGGAACGAATGACGCAAAACTCCGTGTAAGGCATCAACAATGCTGTCTGAATGCCAACCCGCAATGTAATTAGGTGCCCCCATGAATTCTTTCTCTTGTCGCCGTAGAGTGCATGGCGAACAAAGCGACACAGAAAGCAGGGGAAATTAAACTGCGTAAACTCTCAAGACTCACTGCTAGCAAAAAACATGTGTCACAAATGAATGCTGCATGCTCTACGGATACCGAAGTAAGCGCAATGTAAAATTATTCGGTTGGTTTCACATCGATAAAGACACAGAGAAGCGTACCTGTGAACCTTTCTGTGTGCTGTTGACAACCATCTAACACTAAGCCATGCACGCACATACGCATGCGCGTTCTGCGCCATAGTACGTGCTCAATCTTTCCTCAGCGGAGTGACAATATGAAGCATTCAGCTGCGCTGTTGTCTTCGCAATCAGATGCGTGGAAAGAACCATTTGGCTCTTTATCTCTCTTTCTTGTGAGCCAAAAGTATGAAAAAGTTGTTTCGATGGAAGGGATTTACGAAACAGTGCAGATCATCTAAATTTTGTCTGGATTCCTCCTTACACGTCCGTTCATATCCACTAGGCAACAGGTGACATGCAGCTGCACAGGATGAATTATCCGTTGCTGTTGTGCCTTAGATGAAAAACCCAGACGGGATAAACAGGCTCTGAACTCGCTGAAAATCGCACAGAGGCAGGAAAGGGGATGGATGTCGATGGACAGACGGGTGGATGGAAGAGTGGGCATACGCAAAGTGCTGAGCAAGTCCGTGTCTCCCTCACGCAGGTGCCGAGGACATGCCGACCTGAAGGCGCCAGAGCATGTACCACCACGCGAGCAACAGTCGCGGCACCTTGGATGTGGAAAACCGCGTCGTCCTCAACGTGGGCGGCATACGCTTCGAGACGTACAAGACGACCCTCAAGAAGATCCCGGCCACGCGCCTGTCGCGGCTCACCGAGGCCCTGGCCAACTACGACCCCGTACTGAACGAGTACTTCTTCGACCGCCACCCGGGCGTCTTCGCACAGATACTGAACTACTACCGCACGGGCAAGCTGCACTACCCAACCAACGTGTGCGGGCCGCTCTTCGAAGAGGAGCTCGAGTTTTGGGGTCTGGACGCAAATCAGGTGCGGGCCACGGATGTGCCCATGAAGACGCGTTATCACATGTAGCTGTCGTTTTGATCTTTGCTATTGAAAGGAAGCGAAAAGTGTCGCTGAAAAGAGACACGATGAAAGAGGTGCGTTATTTTCGCTGTGCAGGCGTATTATTTTTGGTATTCTTCACTAGGGGCATAGGACCCGCCTGTTCAAGTGTTATTGTTCAGTGAAAATCGCCTAAAAGCCACTAAGAGTGGCAGGCATCACTTTTATAGTGGTGGATTTTTTTAGCACAACGGCAGCCGTGGTCAAATAGTGCCAAAAGATTGTTAGCGGCCAAAACAGAACTTTAAAACTATTGCTGTTGCCTACATATCTTAAATATAATATATTGGCTCTCTCCCGCAACTTTATCCCAAGTCATATAAGAATACCATAATTTGTGGCAGTAAAACTTGTTCAGCATTACTGGCCGTACCTTTAATCTACTTCAGAGTGTCTTTGTTTGCTTATGAGATAGAGTAACCAGTTGCCGTGGGTGGACAATACCTTCTTAACCGTTCGAATCAATCAGAAAGCTGGAGATAGGTCATGAGAAGAGCAGTTGCATCATTTTTGAAGAAGCTGCTTTATTTTGATTTCTGTCACTATGCTCAAAGCGCCGGAAAACAAAATGTCTGAAGTGACGATCACTTCTACTGAACATTTCGGGCCTATTGCTTTTCTCTTACTAGCCACTACTATGACGCGCCCACGGTAACCCAACCACAGTCGCTATCAGGGTGCATGAGCTACAAAAATCTCTCGGACATCCGGGATGTTGTGCTCATTGTTcagagaacaaagaaagaaaagttcaGAATAAAACTACTTTTTGAAGTTTTGGACTATCTGACGTTAATTCGAGACTGCAAATTTTATCGACGCTTTCAGACGAATGTCCAGTACTTGAAAGCACAATTTATCAATCTTAATTACCTTAGAACTAAggaacgaataaaaaaaatatcctgTGCGCCCTAGGCTGCCTGCCGCTAATGTTACCGTTAGACTTTCATGTTTGATGCATTTCCATCCTGCCTTATATATGGTGCTGCAGCTTGAAATTTCAGGTACGAAAATTCGGCCCGTGAACAAATTTGACTGAAGTGTTCCCGGTTggttcatgcaataaagaaagacGCTGTTACactagccaagggttaaaaaggAAATAAGAACGTTCCGAAACGAACCCCGTCCCTTCTTCTTGAGCCCCTGACGAAAGAACTCAGTTAGTCCTGAAATGTTGGAAAAGTGCAACACGTGTGATCACCAGCATGCAAGACGGCGAGGTTAGCCTTTAGCAAAACGCGCTTTACCACGCCATAAATTGCCTGTGAAATGGCACTGCTTTCTACGAGACAAACTTCGCTCTCTCGTACGTGCGCAGGTGGAACCGTGCTGCTGGATGACGTACACCGTGTACAGAGACACGCAGGCCACGCTGGCCATTCTGGACACGCTCGACATAGAGAACGAGAAGCCCAGCGATGAAGAGCTGGCGCGCAAGTTCGGCGTCGAGGACGACTACTACGCGGGAAAGCTGACCTGCTGGCAGCGGCTCAAGCCGCGCATCTGGCTGCTCTTCGACGAGCCTTACTCGTCGCTGGCGGCCAAGGTCATGGCCGTCATATCCGTCTTCTTCATCTGCGTCTCCATACTCTCCTTCTGCCTCAAGACGCACCCAAACATGCGCGTGCCGGTCATCGTCAACCGGACCGTCACGCAGCGCAACACGACCGCCTGGGTTTTGGACAAGGTCAAGACGGACGCGCACGACGCCTTCTTCTACGTGGAGAGTGTCTGCAACGCCTGGTTCACCTTCGAGATCACCATCCGGTTCGTGGTGAGCCCGCGAAAGCTAGACTTCGTGCGCGCGCCCATAAACATCATCGACTTCATCGCCACCATGTCCTTCTACTCGGATATGCTGCTCCAGCACCTGGCCGCAGACCTGGAGAACGCAGACATCCTGGACTTCTTCTCCATCATCCGAATCCTGAGGTTGTTCAAGCTGACGCGCCACTCGCGCGGGCTCAAGATCCTCATCCACACGTTCAAGGCCTCGGCCAAGGAACTGTTCCTCCTGGTCTTCTTCCTGGTGCTGGGCATCGTCATCTTCGCCAGCCTCGTCTACTACGCGGAGAGGCTGCAGGCGAACCCTCGCAACGACTTCACCAGCATCCCCGAGGGCCTGTGGTGGGCCATCGTCACAATGACCACCGTGGGCTACGGGGACATGGCGCCGAGGACATACGTGGGCATGCTCGTGGGAGCCTTGTGCGCGCTCGCGGGCGTGCTGACGATCGGTCTGCCCGTGCCGGTGATCGTGTCTAACTTCACCATGTTCTACTCGCACACGCAAGCGCGCGAGAAGCTGCCCAAGCAGCGGCGCCGCTTCGTGGGCGAACCGCCCGGCGCGGGACCCGCGGCGAGCTCGGGACCGCAGGTGCCTCAGGCGCGGCGCATGAACGCCATCAAGCACCACCAGCACAGCAGGGAGTTCGCAGCGGCATCAGTCAACAAGCCAGGTACTTGACAGGGCCTTCGTGAGTTCCCTTCTCCTTCATATTCCTTCCTACACCTATCTCTTACTGCATGATGTGTCGCCCGGAAGAAAAGGCAATACGGTGTTTTCTTGCATTCTCTCGGGTTTAGTCGAATTCGACCCCGCACTAAAGCGTTCTCTCTCACGTCTGAAGAAGAATGCGCACCTGAGTAGTACAGAAAGGTACTATCAACGGTACGTTCGCACTCAGGAACCAAAGTCATTTTACTTCAGCATCGACCTTGGAACTTGGCATCGAACGCAATGGGGGGACCATACATTCAGAACAAAACTATTTTGAAAATGCAAAATACGCTTCTAAGATTTGGGAAAGAGTGCAATGGTAATAAGGTTGACTTGTTTCAATCTGTTCAGAGAGATGGTACAGataacagatgcgtttaaaaacGTTTTTGAATACAAATACACTGGGATATTTAGCGACAGtgacgattgattgattgattaattgattgctGGATTGACTGGTTGACTGACTGGTTTATTTGTTGATCTAACACGGTACTGTTTTTTCTACATTACTCTGAGTAGATAGGTAATCTGTGCCGCGCTGTGCGATTGTAGTAACGCACAAAAATTTGGATGAGCAGTTTAATGAAAAAAAGAGATGCAAGAGATAACAAAGCCAAGGGCACAAGAAAGCTAAGTTTAGTTTTTTGGGGTTTTAAGTCTCAATGCAACTCAGGCGAtgaagggtgccgtagtggaggcctccgtaaaattttgaccacctggggatgtttaacgcgcactgacaaggcacagcacacgggcctctagcatttcgcccccatcgaaatgctaccaccgcggctgggatcgaacccgcgtctttcgtgtcagcagccgagtgccataa contains:
- the LOC144098333 gene encoding potassium voltage-gated channel protein Shaw-like isoform X1; translation: MYHHASNSRGTLDVENRVVLNVGGIRFETYKTTLKKIPATRLSRLTEALANYDPVLNEYFFDRHPGVFAQILNYYRTGKLHYPTNVCGPLFEEELEFWGLDANQVEPCCWMTYTVYRDTQATLAILDTLDIENEKPSDEELARKFGVEDDYYAGKLTCWQRLKPRIWLLFDEPYSSLAAKVMAVISVFFICVSILSFCLKTHPNMRVPVIVNRTVTQRNTTAWVLDKVKTDAHDAFFYVESVCNAWFTFEITIRFVVSPRKLDFVRAPINIIDFIATMSFYSDMLLQHLAADLENADILDFFSIIRILRLFKLTRHSRGLKILIHTFKASAKELFLLVFFLVLGIVIFASLVYYAERLQANPRNDFTSIPEGLWWAIVTMTTVGYGDMAPRTYVGMLVGALCALAGVLTIGLPVPVIVSNFTMFYSHTQAREKLPKQRRRFVGEPPGAGPAASSGPQVPQARRMNAIKHHQHSREFAAASVNKPGIFNGVTTPDQAPTMQANFA
- the LOC144098333 gene encoding potassium voltage-gated channel protein Shaw-like isoform X2 — its product is MYHHASNSRGTLDVENRVVLNVGGIRFETYKTTLKKIPATRLSRLTEALANYDPVLNEYFFDRHPGVFAQILNYYRTGKLHYPTNVCGPLFEEELEFWGLDANQVEPCCWMTYTVYRDTQATLAILDTLDIENEKPSDEELARKFGVEDDYYAGKLTCWQRLKPRIWLLFDEPYSSLAAKVMAVISVFFICVSILSFCLKTHPNMRVPVIVNRTVTQRNTTAWVLDKVKTDAHDAFFYVESVCNAWFTFEITIRFVVSPRKLDFVRAPINIIDFIATMSFYSDMLLQHLAADLENADILDFFSIIRILRLFKLTRHSRGLKILIHTFKASAKELFLLVFFLVLGIVIFASLVYYAERLQANPRNDFTSIPEGLWWAIVTMTTVGYGDMAPRTYVGMLVGALCALAGVLTIGLPVPVIVSNFTMFYSHTQAREKLPKQRRRFVGEPPGAGPAASSGPQVPQARRMNAIKHHQHSREFAAASVNKPGT